One genomic segment of Vibrio penaeicida includes these proteins:
- a CDS encoding NAD(P)H-hydrate dehydratase: MNNNHISIYSTTQIRDGEKLAAQKLGIPMYELMERAGKAVFRLINDKFTTAKRLLVVCGTGNNGGDGYVVAKLAKLFGHDVMLWHVGDSDRLTGDALTAQQGWLGVGGEILSPSSSFPKELDLIVDGMLGTGLSGIVRRQYAEVIDKINQHPAPVISIDVPSGLCADSGEALGAAVEAAYTVTFVGLKRGLITGKGKNYTGILSYDSLGTDEYFQQNVTSQYKVIGGQILKDTLPHRKPNSHKGNFGRVLLVGGAHGMGGAITLASAACARTGAGLTKVITYKENAPSLLAAYPEIMIDPHMGNKHLVNESLQWADTLVLGPGLGQLVWGNELFHLFHNLALPKVLDADALNFLATQPDKDQRRVITPHPGEAARLLDCSVQDIEDNRFQAAKDLHEKYGGVIVLKGAGTVVYGGDTFWVCNQGNPGMATGGMGDVLSGIIGSLLGQKLSMIDAACLGVWLHSNAADNCAQNEGQIGMLASDLFPYIRSILNGHT; this comes from the coding sequence ATGAATAATAATCACATATCTATTTACTCCACAACTCAAATACGTGATGGGGAAAAGCTAGCAGCACAAAAGCTTGGCATTCCGATGTATGAGTTAATGGAGCGAGCTGGAAAAGCAGTATTTCGCTTGATTAACGACAAATTCACAACAGCAAAAAGACTGCTGGTTGTATGTGGTACAGGGAATAATGGTGGCGATGGCTATGTCGTCGCAAAGTTAGCAAAGTTGTTTGGTCATGATGTGATGCTGTGGCACGTGGGTGACTCTGACAGATTGACGGGAGATGCACTCACCGCCCAACAAGGTTGGCTAGGTGTTGGTGGAGAAATATTGTCACCGAGCTCATCGTTTCCCAAAGAACTCGATCTTATCGTAGATGGGATGCTTGGGACGGGTTTATCTGGCATAGTCCGACGCCAATACGCCGAAGTCATCGATAAAATAAATCAGCACCCTGCGCCTGTTATTTCTATCGATGTGCCTTCCGGGCTTTGTGCTGACTCTGGCGAAGCACTAGGGGCAGCCGTTGAAGCGGCATATACCGTCACGTTCGTTGGTTTGAAACGAGGATTAATCACAGGAAAAGGGAAAAACTATACAGGTATCTTGTCTTACGACAGTTTAGGTACCGACGAATATTTTCAGCAAAACGTTACTTCCCAATATAAAGTGATTGGTGGTCAGATTCTGAAAGACACATTGCCCCACCGCAAACCCAATAGCCACAAAGGCAACTTTGGTCGTGTGCTTCTTGTTGGAGGCGCACACGGCATGGGCGGCGCAATTACTCTAGCCAGCGCCGCTTGTGCTCGCACGGGAGCAGGTCTCACCAAAGTCATCACCTATAAAGAGAATGCCCCTTCTCTCTTAGCGGCTTATCCCGAAATAATGATCGATCCACATATGGGCAATAAGCACCTTGTAAACGAGTCGCTGCAATGGGCTGATACCTTGGTACTCGGTCCAGGTTTGGGTCAGCTTGTCTGGGGTAATGAGCTTTTCCACCTATTTCACAATTTAGCGCTTCCCAAAGTGCTCGATGCTGACGCATTAAATTTCTTGGCAACTCAACCTGATAAGGATCAACGACGAGTTATTACTCCTCATCCAGGTGAGGCAGCGCGCCTCTTAGATTGTTCTGTACAAGACATTGAAGACAATCGATTCCAAGCCGCTAAAGATCTTCATGAAAAATATGGCGGTGTGATTGTTTTAAAAGGCGCTGGAACCGTAGTTTATGGTGGCGATACTTTTTGGGTATGCAACCAAGGAAACCCTGGAATGGCAACTGGCGGAATGGGAGACGTATTAAGCGGAATCATTGGAAGTTTACTTGGCCAAAAACTGAGTATGATCGATGCAGCATGTTTGGGGGTTTGGCTACACAGTAACGCTGCAGATAACTGCGCACAAAATGAGGGGCAAATAGGCATGCTCGCCAGCGACCTCTTCCCGTACATTCGGTCGATCTTAAATGGACATACTTAA
- a CDS encoding L,D-transpeptidase family protein, whose amino-acid sequence MIRKYALICLSLLSLTLPFMAFSAVDLVKVVKSERTMTLLSKGEVVKEYRIALGGSPKGHKQQEGDQKTPEGRYILDYKKEDSAFHRSMHISYPNAKDKARAKALGVDPGGFIMVHGNNPENRLLQFDWTEGCIAITDDEMDEFMDLVQVGTPIEITWEE is encoded by the coding sequence ATGATCAGAAAATACGCCCTAATCTGTCTTTCCTTATTGAGCCTAACGCTTCCTTTTATGGCTTTCTCTGCTGTAGACCTTGTTAAAGTTGTAAAATCAGAGCGCACAATGACACTGCTAAGTAAGGGGGAAGTCGTCAAAGAATATCGAATAGCACTGGGAGGCTCGCCAAAAGGGCATAAACAGCAAGAAGGTGATCAAAAGACGCCTGAAGGACGATATATACTCGATTACAAAAAAGAAGATTCAGCCTTTCACCGTTCGATGCATATCAGCTATCCAAACGCAAAAGACAAAGCCAGAGCAAAAGCTCTCGGTGTCGACCCCGGTGGGTTCATCATGGTTCATGGAAACAACCCAGAAAATCGACTTCTACAATTTGACTGGACAGAAGGCTGTATCGCGATAACAGACGATGAAATGGACGAGTTCATGGACCTTGTTCAAGTGGGTACTCCGATAGAAATTACGTGGGAAGAGTAA
- a CDS encoding putative bifunctional diguanylate cyclase/phosphodiesterase: MKYKLISPRITYIWLTGILVALLCFYTINFYEGKRAQYSLELKTNEQIEALENAISALKTVLHSTRDFLQISNDLTSEQFHKLLRDRTGIGSGIHTIFWAPLISTRHPAESDILKIKSSQLGYAIHPDISTNYACSNWLGLHAFPVLYASPQFEGSEFLGKRLESHCPNNKALRRAIEINEAKASTFYHEGKRGLQIYLPVQSSQGQTLGILVMNIILFEFLELTWQDEFLAKNIEIIVQDENKRELFQMRHPDQKDNLFGLLEFPSVTRSLYFPTLDKSLVITTIYLDTDYRPFIYGAASCFLIFMLTLSVSVSVKSYASRLQVSNKLVAEKTQRLRVQATHDSLTGLFNRQALAEQLEDFISQITPTGGNGFAILFIDLNRFKIVNDSMGHTIGDLLLQQVAQRLINNVRNDDICYRFGGDEFIVCLRNKLNRYDVSNVCQRYLAALTEPYYCDGLSYNIGASIGVTTVNSPTQTLTNILREADTAMYRAKNSSSDHVIFYDDTMFDQAKQRFTVENELSEAHSKKQLLLYYQPVFSVSSDTVTAFEALLRWNHPEKGWISPAVFIPVAEETDQIIEIGDWILEEVCDTIQQIWDKSPSGTCPRINVNVSVKQLKSGHIVKTLRSVLKKYRFPNSLLGIEITESTLLNHSTASNTLKQIKTLGVSLYLDDFGTGYSSLAVLNDYPFDVLKMDRSFIWKLNKKGDKSSQLCEAIIKMSHSINLTVVAEGVETQAQFDMLKSYQCDYIQGFLKGKPVAKCEMSRFIVSSSAAKQLSNIALKHKKSENA; this comes from the coding sequence TTGAAATATAAGTTAATTTCCCCTCGCATCACCTATATTTGGTTAACAGGCATCTTAGTTGCTCTACTTTGCTTTTATACAATTAATTTCTATGAAGGCAAGCGAGCACAATATAGCTTAGAGCTGAAAACAAACGAACAAATTGAAGCCCTAGAAAACGCCATAAGTGCTTTAAAAACTGTACTTCATTCTACTCGTGACTTTCTTCAAATCAGCAATGATCTAACATCTGAGCAATTCCATAAATTACTGCGTGATAGAACAGGGATTGGTTCAGGTATACATACTATTTTTTGGGCACCGCTCATTTCGACTAGACACCCTGCTGAAAGCGACATATTAAAAATAAAAAGCAGCCAACTTGGCTATGCAATACACCCTGATATTTCAACCAATTATGCATGTTCCAATTGGTTGGGGCTTCATGCATTCCCCGTGCTGTATGCATCCCCTCAGTTTGAAGGAAGTGAATTTTTAGGTAAAAGGTTGGAAAGCCACTGTCCAAATAATAAAGCGCTAAGACGAGCCATTGAAATTAATGAGGCAAAGGCGTCTACTTTTTACCATGAAGGAAAAAGAGGACTGCAAATATATTTGCCCGTACAATCATCACAAGGACAAACACTGGGTATCTTGGTGATGAACATCATTTTATTTGAGTTCCTTGAGCTGACTTGGCAAGATGAATTTTTAGCCAAAAACATTGAAATCATTGTACAAGATGAGAATAAAAGAGAATTATTTCAAATGCGCCACCCAGATCAAAAAGACAATCTTTTTGGTCTTCTAGAATTTCCATCAGTAACTAGAAGTTTATATTTTCCTACATTAGATAAGTCTTTAGTTATCACAACAATTTATTTGGATACCGATTATCGCCCATTTATTTATGGGGCAGCTTCCTGCTTCTTAATCTTTATGTTAACTCTCTCGGTTTCCGTTAGCGTTAAAAGCTATGCTAGCCGTTTACAAGTGTCGAATAAACTTGTTGCTGAAAAAACACAACGGCTTAGAGTTCAAGCCACACACGACTCACTAACAGGGCTATTCAATCGGCAAGCACTAGCAGAACAGTTAGAAGATTTTATCAGCCAAATCACCCCAACGGGTGGCAATGGCTTTGCCATTCTGTTTATCGATTTAAATCGATTCAAAATTGTTAATGATTCAATGGGTCACACGATCGGAGACTTGCTGCTACAACAAGTTGCTCAGCGATTGATCAACAATGTCCGCAATGACGATATCTGTTATCGATTTGGTGGGGATGAATTTATCGTTTGCCTCAGGAATAAACTTAATCGATACGACGTTAGTAACGTCTGTCAGCGCTATCTAGCGGCACTGACGGAACCCTACTACTGTGACGGTCTCTCATACAATATTGGTGCAAGCATCGGTGTCACAACGGTCAATTCACCCACTCAAACCTTAACCAACATTCTACGAGAAGCCGATACCGCCATGTATCGAGCCAAAAATTCATCATCGGATCATGTTATTTTTTATGATGACACTATGTTTGATCAGGCCAAGCAGCGCTTTACTGTAGAAAACGAATTGAGCGAAGCACACAGCAAAAAGCAGTTACTTCTTTATTATCAGCCCGTTTTCTCCGTAAGCTCTGATACGGTTACGGCATTTGAAGCTTTGTTGCGTTGGAATCACCCAGAAAAAGGGTGGATCTCACCTGCTGTCTTTATCCCCGTAGCTGAAGAAACCGATCAGATTATCGAAATAGGTGATTGGATATTAGAAGAAGTTTGCGACACTATTCAGCAGATATGGGACAAGTCGCCTTCTGGCACATGTCCTCGAATCAACGTGAACGTTTCGGTGAAGCAGCTTAAGTCAGGTCATATCGTTAAAACACTTCGTAGCGTTCTTAAAAAGTATCGGTTCCCTAACTCCCTTCTGGGTATAGAGATCACTGAATCCACACTACTCAACCACTCAACAGCCAGCAACACGCTTAAGCAGATAAAAACGCTAGGAGTATCACTGTATCTTGATGATTTTGGTACTGGTTACTCGTCTTTGGCTGTGCTTAACGACTACCCGTTTGACGTTTTGAAAATGGATAGAAGCTTCATATGGAAACTGAATAAGAAAGGAGATAAATCCTCACAGCTTTGTGAAGCCATTATCAAGATGTCGCATTCAATTAACCTAACAGTAGTCGCA